A DNA window from Daucus carota subsp. sativus chromosome 3, DH1 v3.0, whole genome shotgun sequence contains the following coding sequences:
- the LOC108211714 gene encoding uncharacterized protein LOC108211714 produces the protein MGDFAAVASWQKSSFSGVMAASRAWQPCNSSSRGSNVHSGRTVSMEVKKQKMKMALPGVSASTSTYSSRISTNIPLYEHPGASFDRYLEDKPRVFKAIFPDTKRSQRLTEEEWRIHMLPTQFLYLTVVPVVDVRLRCKSAGIDYPDGVSSDITKVLELDILRWELKGLDDIVTPSTFSLLVKGEMYADRRTKPSLKGRLQMSMSFAVPPVLALVPEDIRRGVAESLLQRLIGNMKHKVNGSLIADYSQFKREILG, from the exons ATGGGTGATTTTGCGGCCGTGGCCTCATGGCAGAAGAGCTCATTCTCGGGTGTTATGGCCGCAAGTAGAGCCTGGCAGCCCTGTAACAGCAGCAGCCGGGGAAGTAATGTGCACAGTGGACGGACGGTATCGATGGAGGTGAAGAAGCAGAAGATGAAGATGGCATTGCCTGGTGTTTCTGCTTCGACTTCTACTTACTCTTCAAGAATTTCTACAAACATCCCACTCTATGAACATCCTGGG GCTTCCTTTGATCGGTATCTGGAGGATAAGCCTAGAGTATTCAAAGCCATTTTTCCCGACACGAAGAGAAGCCAACGACTGACTGAG GAAGAGTGGAGAATCCATATGTTACCTACACAGTTTTTATATCTAACTGTTGTGCCAGTAGTTGATGTTAGATTGAGATGTAAATCCGCTGGAATAGATTACCCAGATGGAGTTTCTTCAGATATCACTAAAGTCCTTGAGCTTGATATT TTAAGATGGGAGCTTAAAGGGCTAGATGACATTGTCACGCCATCTACCTTTTCGCTACTTGTAAAGGGGGAAATGTATGCTGATCGACGAACGAAGCCAAGCTTAAAAGGTCGATTACAAATGAGCATGAGCTTTGCTGTGCCTCCAGTTCTTGCTTTGGTCCCTGAGGATATCCGCAGAGGGGTAGCAGAGTCG TTACTACAGAGATTGATAGGGAACATGAAGCATAAGGTTAATGGTAGTCTGATTGCAGACTACAGCCAATTTAAGAGGGAGATACTCGGATAG